In Juglans regia cultivar Chandler chromosome 13, Walnut 2.0, whole genome shotgun sequence, the following proteins share a genomic window:
- the LOC109002109 gene encoding uncharacterized protein LOC109002109: protein MFLDMSAPSLLIIFLFLLVGPASLTLARKPHSISFRSPNLYPEGLAWDPSAQHFLVGSLRNRTVAAVSDAGVVDTLISDPSLPVNVTVLGLAVDSVNHRLLAVIRAMDPLPHFNALAAYDLRSRKRLFLSLLPSDEGTAGTRQGANDVAVDFRGNAYVTNSIGNYIWKVNIAGEASIFSRSRAFTAHPVDHDSPFSYCGLNGIAYVSKGYLLVVQSNTGKMFKVDEDNGTARQVLLNEDLTLADGIAIRGDGVVLVVSQNKLRFLKSSDSWGEGVVFDKVDLDVERFPTSVAVGAEDRVYVLYGHVLEAVMGNSGREVFGIEEVRSEKESGEENVWVFVLVGLGLAYFLFWRFQMGQLVKNLDKKTN, encoded by the coding sequence ATGTTTCTCGATATGTCCGCACCATCCCTTCTtatcatcttcctcttccttctcgTTGGCCCGGCGTCCCTAACCCTCGCCCGAAAGCCCCACTCTATCAGCTTCCGATCTCCTAATCTCTACCCAGAGGGCCTCGCGTGGGACCCATCTGCCCAGCACTTCCTCGTGGGGTCCCTTCGTAACCGCACAGTTGCCGCCGTGTCAGACGCCGGCGTCGTCGATACCCTAATCTCCGATCCCTCCCTCCCCGTAAACGTCACTGTTCTTGGTCTCGCCGTCGACTCCGTCAACCACCGTCTCCTCGCCGTCATCCGCGCCATGGATCCACTGCCTCACTTCAACGCCCTCGCGGCCTACGACCTCCGCTCCCGCAAACGCCTCTTCCTATCTCTCCTACCCTCAGATGAAGGCACTGCCGGAACGCGTCAGGGCGCGAACGACGTCGCCGTGGATTTCAGGGGCAACGCCTACGTCACCAACTCGATCGGGAACTACATCTGGAAAGTCAACATCGCCGGAGAGGCGTCGATATTCTCCCGATCACGGGCCTTCACGGCCCACCCAGTGGACCATGACTCACCGTTCAGCTACTGCGGGCTGAACGGGATCGCTTACGTCAGCAAGGGTTACCTCTTGGTGGTGCAATCCAATACGGGAAAGATGTTCAAGGTCGACGAGGACAACGGCACGGCAAGGCAGGTTTTGTTGAACGAGGATTTGACCCTGGCCGACGGGATCGCGATCCGAGgagacggcgtcgttttggtgGTGTCCCAAAATAAGCTACGGTTTCTGAAGAGCTCGGACAGTTGGGGCGAGGGAGTGGTATTTGACAAAGTTGACCTTGACGTGGAGCGGTTTCCAACTTCGGTGGCTGTGGGAGCGGAGGACAGGGTATATGTGTTATATGGGCATGTGTTGGAGGCTGTAATGGGGAATTCGGGAAGGGAGGTGTTTGGCATAGAAGAGGTGAGGTCAGAGAAGGAGAGTGGGGAAGAGAATGTTTGGGTGTTTGTATTGGTTGGGTTGGGCTTGGCTTATTTCTTGTTCTGGAGATTTCAGATGGGCCAGCTTGTTAAGAACTTAGACAAAAAGACCAATTAA
- the LOC109002110 gene encoding dnaJ homolog subfamily B member 7-like, producing the protein MQMEADKEPLSYYGVLGVGMNSSAEELRRAYRKLAMQWHPDRWTKTPSLLGQAKRKFQQIQEAYSVLSDQRKRTLYDAGLYDTDDEQDEGFSDFLQEMVSLMKQTRKEKKTYSLEELQRMLVEMAQGFDSPTWFCGPSIVGNSGCSKKTRWETDQMPRRSSHLHASSLGMSGSSGCCN; encoded by the exons ATGCAGATGGAGGCTGACAAAGAGCCGCTATCTTATTACGGTGTTCTTGGTGTTGGTATGAACTCGTCTGCTGAAGAATTAAGGCGTGCTTATCGCAAGCTTGCTATG CAATGGCATCCAGATAGATGGACTAAAACCCCTTCTTTGTTGGGCCAAGCTAAACGAAAATTCCAGCAAATTCAAGAAGCCTattcag TGCTGTCAGACCAGAGGAAGAGGACGCTGTACGATGCAGGGTTATATGACACCGATGATGAACAAGATGAG GGCTTTTCTGATTTTCTCCAAGAAATGGTTTCTCTCATGAAGCAGACCAGGAAAGAG AAAAAGACTTATAGCTTGGAGGAGCTACAGAGGATGCTTGTGGAAATGGCTCAAGGATTCGATTCTCCTACATGGTTTTGCGGACCCTCAATTGTTGGAAACTCCGGATGCTCAAAGAAAACACGTTGGGAAACAGATCAAATGCCGCGTAGAAGCTCACATTTGCATGCATCAAGCTTGGGGATGTCTGGAAGTAGCGGCTGTTGCAATTAA
- the LOC109002111 gene encoding vegetative cell wall protein gp1-like: MRLFNARLLLNFFLVIAVFTVLVTADDQGGQKCMPCNPNSQPPPSPPPPPSPPPPPPDLPPPSPKPRSPKKPPTSQLCPPPPSSFLYITGPPGELYPIDENFNGATGNLVTRTLPVFISCGLLGLLVLIW, from the coding sequence ATGCGTCTTTTCAACGCTCGATTGCTGCTAAACTTTTTCCTTGTGATCGCCGTTTTCACAGTTCTCGTCACAGCTGATGATCAAGGTGGTCAGAAGTGCATGCCGTGCAATCCAAACTCCCAACCACCGCCATCTCCGCCGCCTCCACCAagcccaccaccaccaccaccagatCTTCCTCCGCCATCACCAAAGCCACGGTCTCCCAAGAAGCCGCCAACGTCTCAACTCTGCCCTCCGCCTCCCTCGTCGTTCTTATACATAACTGGTCCGCCGGGGGAGTTGTATCCCATTGACGAAAATTTCAACGGCGCCACAGGGAATTTGGTCACTAGGACGTTGCCTGTTTTCATCAGCTGTGGATTGTTGGGTCTTCTGGTTTTAATTTGGTGA